A window from Alphaproteobacteria bacterium encodes these proteins:
- a CDS encoding translocation/assembly module TamB domain-containing protein, with protein MKLIRRSLIVIAGMLFLAAGTLVAALETRVGGEITVSVLGQMLSAPNRRVSLSGFEGRLRDSFRIGRATIADDAGQWVEMTSLRVDWSPASLLRGQARIHQLSAGHIKISRPERTVSEPGWPDPADFMLPVDLSLARLDLALIEFGPAFTGRTARMSARGSLKADLEGEIVSRLTVASLESPEDRIVVAATYRRRDDFLDLSARLTWTRESIFGVLTGLDRLGSPDLRLAGAGQLADWRGHLTGHLNGASLIEAEIAIARAADISLTARGTLHAEQMMPPLLRASFADPLDFSLTGTWLPARDRARLDTLTLTLPKIRLAASGEFDFATSEIRGEAQLASDDVSKLTFWPASLAGRSVSLTALVGGRLTAPRVTLTATLAEPAATGLTADALDVSLDLRPRGGAEAAFSGEVRLRGLAGPDSPWQTLAGPAPRLDFNGQADWRERRLVLERLHLSAAGGEAVGDGALHQQGDGASGRLRMTVSNHAMGTGALGRILGPDIEAAATFRFDPARELVFDELTLDARHVRLGANGRWHDDFGKIEARYTISLPDLAPLSEAAGIALRGQVTGEGSIAGDLDGPGADLVLELGELSIGPEDIGETRISLQTPALTRLMAGRVSVTSVLRGATVTGGATLARADSAVRLTDARIVMPGATLSGDAAVSPDGRPVAVNLHADATDLSSLARWLDLPDISGAARVSLTLDGDNGGNGDNGEEARLQVSSDGLRAGGAGGLDPVTLAGTIRARRPFDQGSFEVTLGGRPALETRISVAGGYSRRAAGIALEIDRLSGRLGGEIIETRAPFVLALEEGTARMTPLEADLGDGRISITARLGPGTLSLDATAKRLPLAAITRFRPAIGVAGAADLSLSLAGTPDEPTGTLEVTAPALSLAGVRGFEGTSFSLESRGTLRAGRLDMTLAAGQSDTGGEILTATASLPVSTSLQPWNVTIERDTAIRGNARIDLPLELAGRVMALDLHRLAGRLAGEAGLSGTLDDPEITGRLVSTDAQYEYLASGTLVTRIETEIVFQEDTARISGTARDGNAGRLTIGGRLEFDRAPRAALEFSFTDATLVRQDLLTATADGSVRVSGRLEALAISGEIRTQEVEARLVSDLPADIIRLNVVEIGGGAGVGAEDAPAPSGPAPQTAELVAISSLDLTLDVPNRLFVRGRGLDSEWGGRVYIAGTPGEPEFRGQLEIIRGRFTFAGKVFQIGQGTISLATRDEEIMPSLDVEAIYAEGDFRATIGITGEADNPQFDISAQPVMPRDEIFSQILFGRGTARLTPIEMAQVAEAALLLSGKTAGTGDFLGRIRDALNVDVLSVGAGGNGGGPSVKAGKYISDGVYLGVDQGASPNSTAATIEVEITPNITVESETTGSGRSGVGVEWEFDY; from the coding sequence ATGAAGCTGATACGAAGAAGCCTGATCGTGATCGCGGGGATGCTGTTCCTCGCAGCCGGGACACTCGTTGCCGCGCTCGAAACGCGGGTCGGCGGGGAAATCACTGTCTCGGTCCTCGGGCAGATGCTCAGCGCGCCGAACCGCCGGGTCAGCCTCTCGGGATTCGAAGGCAGGCTGCGGGACTCTTTCAGGATCGGCCGCGCGACAATCGCCGACGACGCGGGGCAGTGGGTCGAAATGACCAGCCTTCGAGTCGACTGGTCTCCGGCCTCGCTCCTGCGGGGCCAGGCGCGGATTCACCAGCTGTCCGCCGGGCACATAAAGATCAGCCGCCCGGAAAGGACGGTATCCGAGCCGGGCTGGCCCGATCCGGCGGATTTCATGTTGCCGGTGGATCTCAGCCTCGCGCGCCTCGATCTCGCGCTGATCGAGTTCGGCCCCGCCTTTACCGGAAGGACGGCGCGGATGAGCGCCCGCGGATCGTTGAAGGCCGACCTGGAAGGAGAAATTGTCTCGCGCCTGACCGTCGCCTCGCTGGAGAGCCCTGAAGATCGGATCGTCGTGGCCGCAACCTATCGCCGGCGGGACGATTTTCTCGACCTGTCGGCGCGGCTGACATGGACTCGCGAAAGCATCTTCGGTGTGCTGACGGGGCTGGACCGGCTGGGTAGCCCCGATCTGCGGCTTGCCGGGGCGGGACAGCTTGCCGATTGGCGAGGTCATCTCACCGGACACCTCAACGGCGCCTCCTTGATCGAGGCGGAGATTGCGATCGCGCGGGCGGCGGACATCTCCCTCACCGCCCGGGGCACGCTCCATGCGGAACAGATGATGCCGCCCCTGCTGCGCGCGTCTTTCGCCGATCCCCTCGATTTCTCCCTCACCGGCACCTGGCTTCCGGCAAGGGACCGCGCGCGGCTGGACACGCTGACGCTCACTCTTCCGAAAATCCGGCTCGCCGCTTCGGGCGAGTTCGATTTCGCGACCAGCGAGATCAGGGGAGAAGCACAACTTGCGTCGGATGACGTGAGCAAACTGACCTTCTGGCCGGCCTCCCTTGCGGGCCGTTCCGTCTCGCTGACGGCACTTGTCGGCGGCCGGCTGACAGCCCCGCGCGTTACCCTGACCGCGACCCTGGCCGAGCCGGCCGCGACCGGGCTCACCGCCGACGCGCTCGATGTCTCCCTCGACCTGCGGCCGCGAGGAGGCGCGGAGGCGGCTTTTTCGGGCGAGGTCCGGCTGCGCGGTTTGGCCGGCCCGGACAGCCCATGGCAGACTCTCGCAGGCCCGGCGCCGCGTCTCGATTTCAACGGACAAGCCGACTGGCGCGAGCGCCGCCTCGTCCTCGAGCGACTGCATCTTTCCGCCGCCGGCGGCGAAGCGGTGGGTGACGGAGCGCTTCACCAGCAAGGTGACGGCGCCAGCGGCCGTCTGCGTATGACTGTCAGCAACCATGCGATGGGAACGGGCGCGCTCGGGCGTATTCTGGGACCCGACATCGAGGCGGCGGCGACGTTCCGGTTTGATCCGGCCAGGGAGCTTGTTTTCGACGAGCTCACGCTCGACGCCCGGCATGTGCGACTCGGCGCCAATGGGCGATGGCACGATGATTTCGGGAAGATCGAGGCGCGCTACACAATTTCACTGCCCGATCTGGCGCCCCTGTCGGAGGCCGCCGGCATCGCGCTGCGAGGGCAGGTGACGGGCGAAGGCTCGATCGCGGGAGATCTGGACGGGCCGGGCGCGGACCTGGTGCTCGAGCTTGGCGAACTCTCGATCGGGCCCGAGGATATTGGTGAAACCCGCATCAGTCTCCAAACCCCCGCGCTCACTCGCTTGATGGCGGGCCGGGTCTCGGTGACGAGTGTCCTTCGTGGCGCCACCGTCACGGGTGGCGCGACCCTGGCGCGGGCCGACAGCGCGGTACGGCTTACCGACGCCAGGATCGTCATGCCGGGCGCAACCCTTTCAGGCGACGCTGCGGTTTCGCCCGACGGGCGACCGGTCGCGGTCAATCTGCACGCCGACGCCACGGATCTTTCCTCGCTGGCACGCTGGCTGGACTTGCCGGATATCAGTGGCGCGGCCAGGGTCAGCCTCACCCTGGATGGCGACAATGGAGGCAATGGCGACAATGGCGAAGAGGCGCGGCTTCAGGTTTCGTCGGACGGGCTTCGGGCCGGCGGCGCGGGCGGGCTCGATCCCGTCACGCTGGCGGGGACCATTCGGGCGCGCCGGCCCTTCGATCAAGGGTCTTTCGAGGTGACGCTGGGCGGACGTCCGGCACTGGAGACGCGGATTTCTGTGGCGGGCGGGTATTCGCGGCGCGCTGCGGGCATCGCGCTCGAGATCGACAGACTCTCGGGCCGGCTGGGAGGTGAAATCATCGAGACCCGCGCGCCTTTCGTCCTTGCCCTCGAGGAAGGCACAGCCCGGATGACGCCCCTCGAGGCGGATCTCGGCGACGGGCGGATTTCGATTACGGCCAGGCTCGGCCCCGGCACCCTGTCGCTCGACGCGACGGCCAAGCGCCTGCCCCTGGCCGCAATCACCCGCTTTCGCCCCGCGATCGGCGTGGCCGGCGCGGCCGATCTTTCCCTCTCCCTGGCAGGCACGCCCGACGAGCCGACCGGCACGCTGGAGGTAACTGCACCCGCCCTGTCGCTGGCTGGGGTTCGCGGGTTCGAGGGCACATCCTTTTCCCTCGAGTCGCGGGGAACCCTTCGGGCGGGGCGCCTCGACATGACTCTCGCCGCCGGCCAGTCGGATACCGGCGGGGAAATCCTTACCGCGACAGCGAGTCTGCCGGTATCGACTTCACTTCAGCCATGGAACGTGACTATCGAACGTGACACGGCGATCCGGGGCAATGCCCGGATTGATCTGCCGCTCGAGCTTGCGGGGCGCGTAATGGCGCTGGACCTGCACCGCCTCGCCGGTCGGCTCGCAGGCGAAGCCGGCCTGTCCGGCACCCTCGACGATCCGGAAATAACCGGCCGGCTGGTCAGCACGGACGCACAATACGAATATCTCGCCTCCGGCACTCTGGTGACCCGGATCGAAACCGAAATCGTCTTTCAGGAGGATACCGCCCGAATCAGCGGGACAGCCAGGGACGGGAACGCCGGCCGGCTGACCATCGGGGGCCGGCTGGAATTTGACCGCGCCCCGCGCGCCGCGCTCGAGTTTAGTTTCACCGATGCAACCCTGGTGCGCCAGGACCTGCTGACAGCGACGGCGGATGGTTCGGTGCGGGTGAGCGGCCGGCTGGAGGCGCTCGCAATTTCAGGCGAAATCCGAACCCAAGAAGTGGAGGCCCGCCTCGTCAGCGATCTGCCGGCCGATATCATCCGGCTTAACGTGGTCGAGATCGGCGGTGGCGCGGGAGTGGGTGCCGAGGATGCGCCGGCTCCTTCCGGACCGGCGCCCCAGACTGCGGAACTTGTTGCAATCTCATCGCTTGACCTCACCCTCGACGTACCCAACCGGCTTTTCGTGCGCGGCCGGGGCCTCGATTCCGAATGGGGCGGGCGCGTTTATATCGCCGGCACACCCGGCGAGCCGGAATTCCGCGGTCAGCTCGAAATTATCCGAGGCCGTTTCACCTTCGCGGGCAAGGTTTTCCAGATCGGCCAGGGGACGATCAGCCTTGCGACGCGCGATGAAGAGATCATGCCATCGCTTGACGTCGAGGCGATTTATGCCGAAGGGGATTTCCGCGCCACCATCGGCATAACGGGCGAGGCAGATAATCCGCAATTCGATATTTCGGCCCAGCCCGTCATGCCGCGCGATGAAATTTTCTCCCAGATCCTGTTCGGGCGGGGGACGGCCCGGCTGACGCCGATCGAAATGGCGCAGGTCGCCGAGGCTGCCCTTCTCCTTTCGGGGAAGACGGCCGGGACCGGCGATTTCCTCGGCCGGATCCGCGATGCGCTCAATGTGGATGTCCTCAGCGTGGGCGCTGGCGGCAATGGCGGCGGGCCCAGTGTGAAGGCGGGGAAATACATCAGCGACGGCGTCTATCTCGGTGTCGATCAGGGCGCCTCGCCGAACAGTACGGCGGCGACGATTGAGGTGGAGATAACACCCAACATCACGGTCGAGAGCGAAACCACCGGCAGCGGCCGCAGCGGTGTCGGGGTCGAGTGGGAATTCGACTACTGA
- a CDS encoding DUF1330 domain-containing protein, with translation MSAYFIMMHEVADVERYKSEYIPAAIEFLEKHKGELVATDLAAEAVQGNPPNAVVVLRFPSKEAVHDFLNDPGYQAAKAVRMELSRNANAVIIPGP, from the coding sequence ATGAGCGCCTATTTCATCATGATGCACGAAGTCGCCGACGTGGAACGCTACAAGAGCGAGTACATCCCGGCCGCCATCGAGTTCCTTGAAAAGCACAAGGGCGAGCTGGTGGCGACTGATCTTGCGGCCGAAGCGGTTCAGGGGAACCCGCCCAACGCCGTTGTGGTGCTGCGCTTCCCGTCAAAGGAGGCGGTCCATGATTTCCTCAATGACCCCGGCTATCAGGCGGCCAAGGCCGTGCGCATGGAACTTTCGCGCAACGCCAACGCGGTGATCATACCCGGGCCCTGA
- a CDS encoding DUF1329 domain-containing protein encodes MYEGTTPKPLLLVGSLLISFALTANLNAAGANEAGGELEEFTVISAENFDSLRERTFEGHKVADLIPERLAWQIKDHGLKITVKKSEPGGLPYDPRILEATAKYSGAVSLDPETYEMSGYKAGIPFPDVDMNDPLAPVKVIYNYQYAQPRGDHFICPFTYVLIDGESGVNRIQEWRFNRYYMTGRVTGGPPVMGDGEVFHRSIFQATAPHDIKGLGFYAIHYNGPRLEDTWAYIRTVRRVRRLSGGAWIDPIGSTDLLQDDVETWNAHPAWYSRYKLLGKKFVLAPANSQGHLPDLNDRWAWRPGAEGLDAQFPRLQWETAPHWNPKDVYEVREVYLTEAIPPEFHPYSKRTNWFDANNWRPYYGEGYDKKGEFWKWLHFASKAYESQDGWVNPATGRPAIYMFSAWGVASDWQRRHATMFNVGAGCAINPPNVDQESVSLAELEAGGS; translated from the coding sequence ATGTACGAGGGCACAACACCAAAACCACTCTTGCTGGTAGGGTCTCTCCTCATCTCGTTCGCGTTGACCGCCAACCTGAACGCGGCGGGCGCGAATGAGGCGGGCGGGGAACTTGAGGAATTCACGGTCATAAGCGCCGAGAATTTCGACTCCCTCAGGGAGAGGACCTTCGAGGGCCACAAGGTCGCGGACCTGATTCCGGAGCGGCTGGCATGGCAGATCAAAGACCATGGTCTGAAGATAACGGTCAAGAAATCGGAACCCGGAGGTCTACCGTACGATCCGAGGATTCTGGAAGCGACGGCGAAATATTCCGGCGCTGTCAGCCTCGATCCGGAAACTTACGAGATGAGCGGCTACAAGGCGGGGATCCCGTTTCCCGACGTGGACATGAACGATCCCCTTGCGCCGGTCAAGGTCATCTACAACTACCAGTATGCGCAGCCGCGTGGTGATCATTTCATATGCCCCTTCACCTACGTGCTGATCGATGGTGAGTCCGGGGTCAACCGCATACAGGAATGGCGTTTCAACCGGTATTACATGACAGGCCGCGTGACCGGCGGCCCGCCGGTCATGGGGGACGGGGAGGTTTTTCACAGGAGCATCTTTCAGGCGACTGCCCCGCACGACATCAAGGGGCTGGGGTTCTACGCCATTCATTACAATGGCCCCAGGCTGGAAGACACGTGGGCGTATATTCGCACCGTACGCCGCGTTCGCCGCCTTTCAGGCGGAGCGTGGATCGATCCGATCGGCAGCACGGATCTGCTTCAGGACGACGTGGAAACCTGGAATGCCCATCCCGCCTGGTATTCGCGCTACAAGCTCCTGGGCAAGAAATTCGTTCTGGCCCCGGCCAATAGCCAGGGACATCTGCCGGACCTGAACGACCGGTGGGCCTGGCGACCCGGTGCCGAAGGCCTGGACGCGCAGTTCCCGCGGCTGCAGTGGGAGACAGCGCCCCATTGGAATCCGAAGGACGTATATGAAGTTCGGGAAGTATATCTTACGGAGGCGATTCCGCCCGAATTTCACCCGTACTCGAAGCGAACCAACTGGTTCGATGCGAACAACTGGCGCCCTTACTACGGCGAGGGATATGACAAGAAGGGCGAGTTCTGGAAATGGCTCCACTTCGCAAGCAAGGCGTACGAGTCCCAGGATGGCTGGGTAAATCCGGCAACCGGGCGGCCCGCCATCTATATGTTCAGCGCCTGGGGAGTGGCGAGTGATTGGCAGCGCCGCCATGCAACGATGTTCAACGTCGGCGCCGGCTGCGCGATCAACCCCCCGAATGTCGATCAGGAATCCGTCAGCCTGGCCGAGCTGGAAGCCGGGGGATCCTGA
- a CDS encoding glutathione S-transferase family protein has protein sequence MLKLYYVPAETDPVGGARNAAKIEIALSELGEQRERVDLDREKDLRPKDSWYRKTINPNGLVPAIDDDGFVLWDSVAILRYLGDTRGKIFPEDPREKALVQQWLSWEAEDYNSDMINLFYLNATEAATDPTAFPTVIVGTKDSPEAQKAARQKYAYRMEMLERELTENPFIAGEFSAADIALACHVVLSPLMDFDLRPYAHVRDWLHRLSERRSFQADRIFSNDFQAGRKTGLL, from the coding sequence ATGTTGAAGCTCTATTACGTCCCGGCCGAGACCGATCCGGTCGGCGGCGCCAGAAACGCAGCGAAAATCGAAATCGCGCTGTCGGAACTGGGCGAACAGCGCGAACGGGTTGATCTTGATAGAGAGAAAGATCTGCGGCCCAAGGACTCGTGGTACAGGAAAACCATAAATCCAAATGGGCTTGTCCCGGCGATTGACGACGATGGCTTCGTCCTTTGGGACTCGGTCGCGATTCTCCGGTATCTCGGCGACACACGGGGAAAAATATTTCCGGAGGATCCCAGGGAAAAGGCGCTGGTCCAGCAATGGCTCAGTTGGGAGGCAGAAGATTACAACTCGGACATGATCAACCTCTTTTATCTGAATGCGACAGAGGCTGCGACTGATCCAACCGCCTTTCCGACCGTCATCGTTGGCACAAAAGACAGTCCTGAAGCGCAGAAAGCAGCGCGGCAAAAGTACGCGTACAGGATGGAGATGCTGGAGCGCGAATTAACCGAGAATCCCTTTATCGCGGGCGAATTCTCGGCCGCGGATATCGCTCTCGCCTGTCATGTCGTCCTTTCGCCGCTCATGGATTTCGATCTTCGCCCATACGCACATGTCAGGGACTGGCTGCATCGCCTGTCGGAAAGGCGGAGTTTCCAGGCTGATCGGATTTTCTCCAACGACTTCCAGGCCGGCAGGAAAACTGGGCTTTTATGA